The sequence CGAAAATAATGAGAAAAAACGTCAACGAGGAGATAGCGGACACGGGACTGACCAGCGCGCACACGATATACCTGATCGCACTGAACCTGAAGGACGGACAGACAATGGTGGAGTTGTCGAAGTTCTTGGATTACGACGTTGCCAACACAAGCAGAGTAATCAAGACACTCATGCAGGGTGGGTACGTATACAACGACCGCAAGACCCCTAAGAGCAGGAGGTACAAGATCCACCTCACCGAAATGGGCAGGAACCTGGCCGAGCGCGTGATGAATTTCGAAGACTCGAAGATGGAGGAGTACTTCGGGAATGTTGAAACAGAGGACCTGTTGCAAATGAGGGATACTCTGATCACTATCCTGAGGAGCATGGACCCGGAACTCGACGACTATATATCGTCTCCCTTCGACAACCCGTACTATACTCTGCTTCATACCAACCCTCCGGGAGACGGGGACAGGTTCTTCATTTCGGGCCGCGCGCCGAAAGAGAAAAGATAATCTTGTCGGACAATGTAAATAAACGACCGACGATACGTAGACGGGGGACATCGATGAAAGTTGTTAGCTCGGGCATCGTTGACGGCTGGTTCGAGGACAGGTTCGGTTCGAGGGGGGACGAATCCATATACGAAGTTATCCCCAGCCGTTCTGTTCCGTTCGAAATAATCAATCCTCCAGAGGGCACGGTTTCTTTCGCGTTCATCCTGATTGACTACGACACCGTTCCCGAGCTCGGATTTCCATGGATCAATTGGATGGGGGCCAATCTGAGGCGGACGAAGGTCGAGGAGAACGAGAGCCTTACCGCGACGGATTTCCTGCAAGGCTACAGCAGCTACAGCGGGCACGAAGGAGGATTCACGAACGTGAAATACGGAGGTATGTGGCCTACCAGCGGGAGGCACACCTATACCCTCCAGATATTCGCCGTGAACAGGTTGCTCGACCTCGAAGACGGTTTCACCTACAGCGAGCTCATCAGAGAAATCCAAAAGGGCAAGTTGGCCATCGCGAGCGTGTCCGGGCTGTACTCCGCCGGCGGGAAGTGACGGCGGTACACGTTTAAGGTTCAGGCCGTTCTTTCCGCCGACGACGTCGTCCTGAAGACAATGGCGGACCCCCTGGGATTCGAACCCAGGTCATCGGCTTCGAAGGCCAACAGGATGATCCACTACCCCAAGGGTCCACACGGCCTCTACCGCTGAAGCCTTATTTTTATTATCCGTTCCTAGCTCTCCCTGAACAAGTCTTTATCCACGTTACTTCATCACGCAACAATGACAAAGGTCGTAATGAACCACGGTGCCGGCGGGGAAGCGATGCAGGAATTCCTGTCGAAACATATCATCTGCCATTTTCCCAAAGTAAAATCGGATGTTCCGCTGGATTCGATGGATGATTCCGCCGTCGTGGACGGCATAGTTTTCACGATCGACGGGCACACCGTCAAGCCGCTGTTCTTCCCGGGCGGAGATCTGGGCAAGATCTCAATCTCCGGAACAGTTAACGATATAGCTGTCATGGGCGCGAAGCCCCTTGCCATCGGCTGTTCTACGATAATCGAGGAGGGCCTCGATATCGACATCGTCGACAGGGTCATGTCGAGCGCGGGAAGGACCTGCCTGGAATGCGGCGTGCCCATCGAGACCGGCGACACGAAGGTCGTGGAGGCGGGCGCGGTAGACCAGATGTTCATGGCCACTTCGGCCATTGGAAGAAGGTCCGAATATCTGGACGCCAACTTCGCCAAAGCGAAGGAATACCGCAACGTCACCGACAACTGGTGCACCGATTCGAACATAGCGCCCGGCGACGCCATAATCGTATCCGGCTACGTCGGGGACCATGGGGTCGCATTGATGTCCTTCCGCGAAGGGTACGGGTTCGAGAGCGAGGTCCAAAGCGACGTGGCCCCGCTGAACATGATGATCGAGAGGGCACTCAGGGTAGGCGGCATCGTCACAATGAAGGATTCAACGCGCGGGGGCCTCGCTAACACTCTGAACGAGCTCGCCTCCAAATCCCGCGTGGAGATCGACGTCGAATATACGTCCATCCCCATCAGGGACGGCGTCGTAAACGCGTGCGACCTTCTGGGCATCGATCCGCTGAGCATAGGGAACGAGGGCAAATGCGTCGTGGCATGCGTCCCTGAAATGGCGGACGCCGTGCTGAAGATGCTGAGGTCGACCCCGGAAGGTAAGGACGCGTCCCTGATCGGATATGCCGGCAAAGGCCCCGGAAGGGTGATACTAAAGACGGAGGTAGGCGGCAGACGCATACTGGAGCCGCCCATCGGCGACCCGGTCCCGAGGATCTGCTAAGCGACCGCGGTTATTTGATATAGCCGTAGTATATGCTTTGGACGAGCAAATATGGTTACATTCTTACCTTTCCCAGGATATAGGCCCGCGATCGGAAGCGGAGAATCTGTAGGCGACAGGATCAGCCCCCCTTACGATGTTATCGATCCATCTTACTTGGTGGAACTGCAGAGCCATGCACACAATATCACCAGACTTACGCTCGACCCGGACCAGGACAAAAGGTACCGCGGTTCCAGGCAGGAATTGGACAAATGGATCGCGGACGGTTCGCTGAAACAGGACGGGGACTCTTTCTACATCTACGAGCAGACGTTCGAGGACGGAGGCAGGAAGATGACCCGCACGGGCATCGTCGGAATACTGAAGACCGAGCCTTACGAGGACGGCAACGTTGTTCCGCACGAGGAAACGTTCTCAAAAGTAAAGGCCGACCGCCTGAACCTGCTCAGGGACATGGAGTCCCATTTGGAATCTATATTCGGCATTTATGATTCGTTCAATCCTGGATTGAACAGAAAGATCAGGGACAATGCCATGCTTGTCTGCAGGTACGTCGACAGCGACGGCGTGGAACACAAATATTACCGTCTGGTCGACGAGAAGGTCTGTAACGAGATAACGTACGAACTGAGCGACCAGAAGGTGCTCATAGCCGACGGCCATCACAGATACGAGACCGCTCTGGCGTATTCCCGGGAGAATCCCGGATCCGAAAAGAAGGGCTACGTCCTCGCCACCCTTGTATCCTCATCGGACTCCGGCCTGTCCATCTGGCCGACGCACCGCCTCGTTAAGACCGAAAGCATCTCCGAGAAGAACGCGATAAAGAAGATGTCCGAATCCCTCGAGATGAAAGAGGTCTCCGCAGAGGAGATGGAGAAAGACCTGGAGAACTGGATGATGGGGCTCAGGTTCCGTTCCGGAAAGTGCTATCTCGCACGTTATTCCGGAGAGGGCATTTGGAACTTAGACACATATGTCGTCCAGGAGAAGATATTGAAGGATATCTACAAATGGGACGAGGGAAAGTCCCAGGTCGATTACGACGCAGAGCTTTCTTCGGTGAAAATAAAGATGTCCGCCGGCGATTACGACCTGGCCGTGGTCCTCAACAGACCAAGCCTCGATACGGTCTGGAATCTTTCTATGCAGGGCAAGCGCATGCCCAAGAAAACCACATATTTCTTCCCGAAGATCTGGTCCGGCTTCGTGATCTATCGGATGGACTGATCATCTTATCGGGGCCCGGGCCCTGGCGAAAACCGTGGCCGCAGTCAATACTACGGCGGCCACGGTCAGCCCGACCAATATGAAGCCCAGCATCACCGTCGTGGCACAGATGATGAAAATCGCTGTCAGCGCGAAGAGCATGAACGACCTTCTTTTCCACAGCACTTCGGCATCGTTTCTTCCGGTCGTCCGGGGGGAGCCCGCATTGACATTTTCCTCGACACATGTGCCCATCTCGACGCATCGCGCCCTGGTACCGAAGAACGCGAGAAATAACGCTATAGCGATAAAAAGTGCAAAAACAAAGAAGTCTATCGGCCCCATCGCCATGCCAGAGCATCGCAACGTAGATTAAAAACATAAGGGATTAAAATGGAGCCGCTGGAGGGAATTGAACCCTCGACCTACGCCTTACCAAGGCGTCGCTATACCCCTTAGCCACAGCGGCCTGTGGGGTGCCTAATCAATATATGATTGATAAAGGTTTCTGGTATAATCTGAAGAGCACTTATGATTCCAGCATGCGGCCCGGTTATTTTGAAGAAACTATATCTGATTAGTGCGCCTACGCCAGACTATGAAGAAAGAGATGAGTTCCCTTGACGTCCGCTCCGTGGTATCGGAGATGTCCGTCCTCGAGGGCGCCCACATGGACAAGATTTTCCACTGGGGCGCGGGAAACGTACTGTTTCGAATAAGCGTTACGGGCGGTAAGAAGGAACTTTTCTTCAAAGACAAAAAATGGCTGTACATGCCGCCGGTCAAACCAGAGGCCCCCGTGCTCCAGACGTCCTTCGCGTCCTTCATGCGTAAATATCTGGACAACGCCAGGATCGGGAAGACCAGGCAGGCGGGGTTCGACCGTGTCGTGGTCACGGAACTCAGAAAGGGTGAAACGGATTATCAGCTGATATTCGAAATATTCGGAGGAGGGAACGTCCTACTCGTATCAGAGGGGAAGATCGTCAACTGCCTCATACACAAGACCTACAGAGACAGGGCGGCCAGGCCTGGCGAGGAGTATATCATGCCGAAACCCCGTTTCGAACCGGGAATATCGACGTTCGATGAATTCGCGGCCCTTTTCCGGTCATCCGATTCGGATACTGTCCGGACGTTGGCGACCTCGGTGAACTTGGGCGGTCAGTACGCCGAAGAGATCTGCGTCCGCGCCGGCGTCGATAAAAAGGCCACGTCCAAATCCGTTAACGACGAACA comes from Methanomassiliicoccaceae archaeon and encodes:
- the hypE gene encoding hydrogenase expression/formation protein HypE yields the protein MTKVVMNHGAGGEAMQEFLSKHIICHFPKVKSDVPLDSMDDSAVVDGIVFTIDGHTVKPLFFPGGDLGKISISGTVNDIAVMGAKPLAIGCSTIIEEGLDIDIVDRVMSSAGRTCLECGVPIETGDTKVVEAGAVDQMFMATSAIGRRSEYLDANFAKAKEYRNVTDNWCTDSNIAPGDAIIVSGYVGDHGVALMSFREGYGFESEVQSDVAPLNMMIERALRVGGIVTMKDSTRGGLANTLNELASKSRVEIDVEYTSIPIRDGVVNACDLLGIDPLSIGNEGKCVVACVPEMADAVLKMLRSTPEGKDASLIGYAGKGPGRVILKTEVGGRRILEPPIGDPVPRIC
- a CDS encoding MarR family winged helix-turn-helix transcriptional regulator → MNGGRWTSPYWSSFLPIFFDRVTKIMRKNVNEEIADTGLTSAHTIYLIALNLKDGQTMVELSKFLDYDVANTSRVIKTLMQGGYVYNDRKTPKSRRYKIHLTEMGRNLAERVMNFEDSKMEEYFGNVETEDLLQMRDTLITILRSMDPELDDYISSPFDNPYYTLLHTNPPGDGDRFFISGRAPKEKR
- a CDS encoding YbhB/YbcL family Raf kinase inhibitor-like protein, with the translated sequence MKVVSSGIVDGWFEDRFGSRGDESIYEVIPSRSVPFEIINPPEGTVSFAFILIDYDTVPELGFPWINWMGANLRRTKVEENESLTATDFLQGYSSYSGHEGGFTNVKYGGMWPTSGRHTYTLQIFAVNRLLDLEDGFTYSELIREIQKGKLAIASVSGLYSAGGK
- a CDS encoding DUF1015 domain-containing protein codes for the protein MVTFLPFPGYRPAIGSGESVGDRISPPYDVIDPSYLVELQSHAHNITRLTLDPDQDKRYRGSRQELDKWIADGSLKQDGDSFYIYEQTFEDGGRKMTRTGIVGILKTEPYEDGNVVPHEETFSKVKADRLNLLRDMESHLESIFGIYDSFNPGLNRKIRDNAMLVCRYVDSDGVEHKYYRLVDEKVCNEITYELSDQKVLIADGHHRYETALAYSRENPGSEKKGYVLATLVSSSDSGLSIWPTHRLVKTESISEKNAIKKMSESLEMKEVSAEEMEKDLENWMMGLRFRSGKCYLARYSGEGIWNLDTYVVQEKILKDIYKWDEGKSQVDYDAELSSVKIKMSAGDYDLAVVLNRPSLDTVWNLSMQGKRMPKKTTYFFPKIWSGFVIYRMD